In the Quercus lobata isolate SW786 chromosome 5, ValleyOak3.0 Primary Assembly, whole genome shotgun sequence genome, one interval contains:
- the LOC115991240 gene encoding secreted RxLR effector protein 161-like, translated as MARVPYASAVGSLMYAMLCTRPDICFAVGMVSRYQSNPGPVHWQAVKRIFRYLRGTLDLIVCYQGGDLRLRGYSDVDWASDRDERKSTTGYAFLLSCAAISWCSKKQSCIALSTMDSEYVVCSAAAQEAVWLKRFFQSLRVTSLADEAVKMYCDNTTALSHAKDPKYHSKRKHIQTCYNYIRLAITQGEVILQHISTSRMVADPLTKAIARDAFQAHVRSLGLCRI; from the coding sequence atggcAAGAGTTCCCTATGCAAGTGCAGTTGGAAGTCTGATGTATGCTATGTTGTGTACTCGACCAGACATCTGTTTTGCAGTTGGTATGGTTAGTCGTTATCAAAGTAATCCAGGACCTGTTCATTGGCAAGCAGTTAAGAGGATTTTTCGATACCTTCGTGGGACATTGGATCTCATTGTTTGCTATCAGGGTGGAGATTTGAGATTGAGAGGATACTCTGATGTTGATTGGGCCAGTGATAGAGATGAGCGCAAGTCCACTACAGGTTATGCATTTCTACTTAGTTGTGCAGCTATCTCTTGGTGCAGTAAGAAACAATCTTGCATTGCTTTATCCACAATGGATTCTGAGTATGTTGTTTGTTCAGCAGCAGCACAAGAAGCTGTTTGGTTAAAGAGATTTTTCCAAAGCCTAAGGGTGACATCTCTTGCAGATGAAGCTGTAAAGATGTATTGTGATAATACGACAGCCTTGTCTCATGCTAAAGATCCTAAGTATCATAGCAAAAGGAAACACATACAGACTTGTTATAACTACATTCGTCTTGCTATTACACAAGGAGAGGTGATCCTCCAACATATCTCCACTAGCAGGATGGTGGCTGATCCACTTACTAAAGCCATTGCTAGAGATGCCTTTCAGGCTCATGTTAGGAGTTTGGGACTTTGTAGGATTTGA